One Phocaeicola dorei genomic region harbors:
- a CDS encoding CTP synthase codes for MGETKYIFVTGGVASSLGKGIISSSIGKLLQARGYNVTIQKFDPYINIDPGTLNPYEHGECYVTVDGHEADLDLGHYERFLGIQTTKANNITTGRIYKSVIDKERRGDYLGKTIQVIPHITDEIKRNVKLLGSKYKFDFVITEIGGTVGDIESLPYLESIRQLKWEMGRNALCVHLTYVPYLAAAGELKTKPTQHSVKELQSVGIQPDILVLRTEHELSTNLKKKVALFCNVDENAVVQSIDMPTIYEVPLRMQEQGLDVTILQKMGLPVGETPTLGPWRDFLDRRHKATKKVKIGLVGKYDLQDAYKSILEALSQAATYNDRKADIHFINSEKLTDANVEEQIKEMDGIIICPGFGQRGIEGKFVAIKYARTHNVPTFGICLGMQCMAIEFARNVLGYTDANSREMDEKTPHNVIDIMEEQKAITNMGGTMRLGAYECILDQHSKTFEAYKSEHIQERHRHRYEFNNDYKQEYEKAGMKCVGTNPESDLVEIIEIPTLKWFIGVQFHPEYSSTVLKPHPLFLSFIKAAIDK; via the coding sequence GTGGGAGAAACTAAGTATATCTTCGTAACTGGTGGTGTTGCCTCCTCATTAGGTAAAGGTATTATTTCATCATCAATAGGTAAATTACTGCAAGCCAGAGGCTACAATGTGACAATTCAAAAGTTCGATCCGTACATCAATATCGATCCGGGAACTTTGAATCCTTATGAACATGGTGAATGTTATGTAACGGTAGACGGACACGAAGCCGACCTCGATTTGGGACATTACGAACGTTTTTTGGGCATCCAGACAACTAAAGCCAATAACATTACAACAGGACGTATTTACAAAAGTGTTATTGACAAAGAACGCCGCGGTGACTATTTGGGAAAAACTATTCAGGTTATCCCCCATATTACCGACGAGATCAAACGCAATGTAAAATTATTGGGAAGCAAATATAAATTTGATTTTGTCATTACCGAAATTGGTGGTACTGTAGGTGATATTGAATCACTTCCTTATTTGGAAAGTATCCGCCAATTGAAATGGGAAATGGGACGTAATGCGTTGTGCGTACACCTTACTTATGTTCCTTATCTGGCGGCAGCAGGCGAATTGAAGACCAAACCTACCCAACACTCTGTAAAAGAATTGCAATCCGTAGGTATTCAGCCAGACATATTGGTATTGCGTACCGAGCACGAATTGAGCACTAATTTGAAAAAGAAAGTTGCTCTATTCTGTAACGTAGATGAAAATGCTGTGGTGCAGTCCATCGATATGCCCACTATTTATGAAGTACCTTTGCGTATGCAGGAACAAGGACTGGATGTAACCATCCTTCAAAAAATGGGATTGCCCGTGGGTGAAACTCCAACCCTCGGCCCATGGAGAGATTTTCTAGATCGTCGTCACAAAGCAACTAAAAAAGTAAAAATTGGATTAGTTGGTAAATACGATTTACAAGACGCATATAAATCTATCCTTGAAGCTTTGTCACAAGCAGCCACTTACAATGACCGTAAAGCGGATATCCACTTCATCAATAGCGAGAAACTGACAGATGCCAATGTAGAAGAGCAAATTAAGGAAATGGATGGTATCATCATCTGTCCAGGATTCGGACAACGTGGCATAGAAGGTAAGTTCGTCGCTATTAAATATGCACGTACACACAATGTACCCACTTTTGGTATCTGTCTAGGTATGCAGTGCATGGCTATTGAGTTTGCCCGTAACGTGCTAGGTTATACAGATGCCAATAGCCGTGAAATGGATGAAAAAACGCCACACAACGTGATAGACATTATGGAAGAACAGAAAGCTATTACCAACATGGGCGGCACTATGCGCCTAGGGGCCTATGAATGTATCCTTGACCAACACTCAAAGACTTTCGAAGCCTATAAAAGCGAACATATACAGGAACGCCACCGTCACCGCTACGAATTCAACAATGACTATAAGCAGGAGTACGAAAAGGCGGGTATGAAATGTGTGGGTACCAATCCAGAATCCGATTTAGTGGAAATAATTGAAATTCCAACATTAAAATGGTTCATCGGAGTCCAGTTCCATCCCGAGTACAGCAGTACAGTATTGAAACCACATCCTTTGTTCCTGTCATTTATCAAAGCGGCAATAGACAAATAA
- a CDS encoding N-acetylmuramoyl-L-alanine amidase-like domain-containing protein: MQKKQVDKKKYMRKLYSWLLGIILGVMPCIVSASENDSIKVESLLQKAARLPADSCKILFFAQNLLGVPYVANTLDGTDEETLVVHLDKVDCTTLVETVLALSLTDKYGKSDFESYKKALRCIRYRNGKQAGYVSRLHYFSDWIKDNEQKGIVHERTGELGFAASQVLNLDFMSTHSDSYHRLKNNPSMISQMIEIEKKWKNVPVSYIPKTSLNVSSEELDIKNGDIIAITTNIKGLDVVHTGFACWVDGKLHLLHASSVMKKVILDSQTLFEYSKNKKAHTGVRVISFSSLKP; the protein is encoded by the coding sequence ATGCAGAAAAAACAGGTAGATAAGAAAAAATATATGAGAAAACTGTATTCGTGGTTGCTGGGAATAATTTTAGGAGTAATGCCCTGTATTGTTTCAGCATCAGAAAATGACAGTATAAAAGTCGAGAGTCTGCTTCAAAAAGCTGCCCGATTGCCGGCCGATAGCTGTAAGATATTGTTTTTTGCCCAAAATCTATTAGGAGTTCCATACGTAGCGAATACATTGGATGGGACAGATGAAGAAACCTTAGTTGTGCATTTGGATAAGGTGGATTGTACCACGTTAGTTGAAACAGTACTTGCATTGAGCCTTACTGATAAGTATGGGAAAAGTGACTTTGAAAGTTACAAAAAAGCGTTGCGGTGTATCCGCTATCGGAATGGGAAACAAGCCGGTTATGTCTCGCGTTTGCATTACTTCAGTGATTGGATTAAGGATAATGAACAAAAAGGAATTGTACATGAACGCACGGGGGAATTAGGGTTTGCTGCATCACAAGTTTTGAATTTGGATTTTATGTCCACACATTCTGACAGTTATCATCGGTTGAAAAATAATCCTTCCATGATATCCCAGATGATTGAAATAGAGAAAAAATGGAAAAATGTTCCTGTTTCTTATATTCCTAAAACAAGTCTGAATGTTTCTTCTGAGGAATTGGATATAAAGAATGGGGATATCATAGCGATTACCACCAATATAAAAGGGCTGGATGTGGTACATACAGGATTTGCTTGTTGGGTGGATGGTAAATTGCATTTGCTTCATGCTTCATCGGTCATGAAGAAAGTTATTCTAGATTCGCAGACTCTCTTTGAATACTCTAAAAATAAGAAAGCCCACACGGGGGTGCGGGTTATTTCTTTTTCTTCTTTGAAACCGTAG
- a CDS encoding DUF3078 domain-containing protein encodes MRKSICLTIVLAVFCMGEASAQKVTKTKEDPAVKAFSDSLSALSASYFAYFRLWDDLNIPAPRWVRPNPAFYKLFVPPTYYEAPIKEIFEIKWSPDTKIMTAVDSLYMGKRDSVSAAIYQLPDLETLAAADRWSNNILRNYYLQYPGRLVNNELYLADLKPLENNQIVKRPRKEKIKSFLQPETPVESLTTDNELLVVRPNFWTHKGNGYVQFTQHYISDNWYKGGESTNALLSGLVLEANFDDRQRIEFENKLEIKLGFVTAPSDTVHKYKTNADLFRLNSKLGVKAFKNWYYTLAGEFKTQFFGNYKTNTNDMISNFLSPAQLDITLGMDFKQNKKNYSLSLLGSPLAYTFMYISNDKITDPGAFNVDPGHKTANLFGSKFTGNLTWKIIPSIVWESKLEYFTTYDTVIASWENTFNFVLNRYLSTKLFVHARYDDGVTLTEDNKSYFQLQELLSFGLNYTW; translated from the coding sequence ATGAGAAAAAGTATATGTTTGACTATAGTGCTTGCTGTATTCTGTATGGGAGAGGCATCGGCACAGAAAGTAACCAAGACGAAAGAAGATCCGGCTGTGAAAGCCTTTTCTGATTCATTATCAGCTTTGAGCGCATCTTATTTTGCTTATTTCAGACTGTGGGATGATTTGAATATCCCGGCTCCCCGGTGGGTACGTCCTAATCCGGCTTTTTATAAGTTGTTTGTTCCGCCCACTTATTATGAAGCTCCTATAAAAGAAATTTTTGAAATAAAATGGAGTCCGGATACGAAAATAATGACGGCTGTTGATTCGCTGTATATGGGGAAACGCGACTCTGTATCTGCTGCTATATATCAGCTGCCCGATTTGGAAACCTTGGCCGCTGCAGACCGTTGGTCGAATAATATATTAAGGAATTATTATTTGCAATATCCGGGCAGACTGGTGAATAACGAACTTTATTTGGCCGACCTGAAACCACTGGAAAATAATCAGATAGTAAAAAGACCAAGGAAAGAGAAAATCAAAAGTTTCCTTCAACCGGAAACACCGGTGGAAAGCTTGACTACGGATAATGAATTGTTGGTGGTACGTCCTAACTTTTGGACGCATAAGGGGAATGGATATGTTCAGTTCACACAACATTATATTTCAGATAACTGGTATAAAGGTGGTGAAAGTACTAATGCGCTATTGTCTGGCTTGGTGCTGGAAGCTAATTTTGATGACCGCCAGCGTATAGAGTTTGAAAATAAGCTGGAAATAAAATTGGGTTTTGTTACAGCACCGTCAGATACAGTGCATAAATATAAGACGAATGCCGACTTGTTTCGTTTAAACAGTAAACTGGGTGTGAAAGCGTTCAAAAACTGGTATTATACTTTGGCGGGCGAGTTCAAGACCCAGTTTTTTGGGAATTATAAGACGAATACGAATGATATGATTTCTAATTTTCTGTCTCCCGCCCAATTGGATATAACCCTCGGTATGGACTTTAAGCAGAATAAGAAGAATTATTCATTGTCTTTGTTAGGATCTCCACTGGCGTATACTTTTATGTATATCAGTAATGATAAGATAACTGATCCGGGTGCTTTTAATGTGGATCCGGGGCATAAAACAGCAAATCTTTTCGGTTCGAAATTTACAGGTAATCTGACTTGGAAAATTATTCCCAGTATTGTGTGGGAATCTAAATTAGAGTACTTTACAACTTATGACACCGTAATTGCCAGTTGGGAAAATACATTCAATTTTGTATTGAACCGCTATTTGTCTACTAAGTTGTTTGTTCATGCGCGTTATGATGACGGTGTGACATTGACTGAGGATAACAAGAGTTATTTCCAGTTGCAGGAATTGCTTAGTTTTGGTTTGAATTATACTTGGTAA
- the mtgA gene encoding monofunctional biosynthetic peptidoglycan transglycosylase, translated as MKKKILKFIRNLLLFFFGSSILAVIVLRFIPVYFTPLMFIRTTQQIIHGEDIKWKHSWIPKENISPHLPMAVIASEDNRFAEHNGFDFKEIEKALEENKNRKRPRGASTISQQTAKNIFLWPASSWIRKGLEVYFTTLIELFWNKERIMEVYLNSIEMGNGIYGAEAVAREHFHKNASKLTPEECALIAASLPNPRKFNSSRPGNYMLKRQKKILYLMKCVPIFPPQQDTPSTVSKKKKK; from the coding sequence ATGAAAAAAAAGATTTTAAAATTCATTCGCAATCTGCTGCTTTTTTTCTTTGGTTCTTCCATTCTCGCAGTTATCGTTTTACGCTTTATTCCGGTTTACTTTACCCCGTTGATGTTTATCCGAACTACCCAACAAATCATTCATGGCGAAGATATAAAGTGGAAACACTCTTGGATACCTAAAGAAAACATATCCCCTCATCTGCCTATGGCTGTTATTGCTTCTGAAGACAATCGCTTTGCCGAGCATAATGGTTTTGACTTCAAAGAAATAGAGAAAGCTTTAGAAGAAAACAAGAACCGAAAACGTCCTCGAGGTGCCAGTACTATCAGCCAACAGACAGCCAAAAACATTTTTTTGTGGCCTGCTTCTTCTTGGATCAGAAAAGGACTTGAAGTGTATTTCACCACTTTGATAGAACTATTTTGGAATAAGGAACGGATTATGGAAGTCTATCTGAACTCTATAGAAATGGGAAATGGTATCTATGGTGCCGAAGCAGTAGCTCGTGAACACTTTCACAAGAATGCCAGCAAACTGACACCGGAAGAATGTGCACTAATTGCAGCCAGCCTTCCCAATCCTCGCAAGTTCAATTCAAGCAGACCTGGCAACTACATGCTCAAAAGACAAAAGAAGATCCTTTATCTTATGAAATGCGTCCCTATATTTCCACCCCAACAAGATACACCTTCTACGGTTTCAAAGAAGAAAAAGAAATAA
- a CDS encoding MATE family efflux transporter produces the protein MKGTKNLTQGPILKQLFTLAMPIMATSFIQMAYSLTDMAWVGRIGSEAIAAVGSVGILTWMSTSISLLNKVGSEVSVGQAIGAQNEQATRAFASHNLTLSLLISLSWGALLFIFATPIISIYELEPHIAKMAVEYLRIIATAFPFVFLSAAFTGIFNAAGRSKIPFSINGIGLITNMILDPLFIFGLNWGTTGAAIATWLAEATVCILFIYQLKQKKILWDDFRLFTTLKKQYTHHILKIGLPVAVLNTLFAFVNMFLGRTATEQGGHLGLMALTTGGQIEAITWNTSQGFSTALSAFVAQNYAARQISRVLKAYRTTLWMTFIFGSFCTFLFICYGNEIFSIFVPEKAAYETGGVFLRIDGYSQLFMMLEITIQGVFYGMGRTMPPAVISVTCNYLRIPMALLFVSWGWGLPGIWWSISITSTMKGIICLIWFILIKKKALNYQAV, from the coding sequence ATGAAAGGAACTAAGAATCTGACTCAAGGCCCTATCCTGAAGCAATTGTTTACTTTGGCAATGCCCATTATGGCCACTTCATTCATACAGATGGCATATAGCCTGACCGACATGGCCTGGGTAGGAAGAATAGGAAGTGAGGCAATAGCCGCTGTAGGTTCAGTGGGTATTCTTACATGGATGTCCACATCTATCTCCCTGCTGAACAAAGTTGGTTCGGAAGTCAGCGTAGGACAAGCCATCGGGGCACAAAACGAACAAGCTACCCGTGCGTTCGCATCACATAATCTTACCTTGTCCTTACTTATATCATTAAGCTGGGGAGCATTGTTATTTATCTTTGCCACCCCTATTATCAGTATCTATGAACTGGAACCTCATATAGCCAAGATGGCTGTGGAATATCTACGGATTATAGCAACTGCCTTTCCATTCGTCTTTTTATCAGCTGCCTTTACAGGGATATTCAATGCCGCCGGACGAAGCAAAATACCTTTTTCCATTAACGGTATCGGACTGATTACAAATATGATACTAGATCCTCTTTTTATCTTTGGTTTAAACTGGGGAACTACGGGAGCCGCAATTGCCACTTGGCTGGCCGAAGCTACGGTATGCATACTGTTTATCTATCAATTGAAACAAAAGAAAATATTATGGGATGACTTTCGGTTATTTACTACACTAAAAAAACAATATACACACCACATCTTGAAAATAGGATTACCAGTAGCGGTACTCAATACATTATTCGCTTTCGTCAATATGTTTCTCGGAAGGACCGCAACAGAGCAAGGTGGTCATTTAGGGCTGATGGCACTCACTACCGGAGGACAAATCGAAGCTATCACCTGGAACACCTCCCAAGGATTTTCTACAGCTCTCAGTGCTTTTGTAGCTCAGAACTATGCAGCACGGCAAATCTCCCGTGTACTGAAAGCCTATCGCACCACTTTATGGATGACATTTATATTCGGATCTTTCTGCACATTTCTTTTTATATGTTACGGAAACGAAATATTTTCTATCTTTGTTCCTGAAAAAGCGGCGTATGAAACCGGTGGCGTATTTCTACGTATCGACGGATACTCGCAACTATTTATGATGCTGGAAATTACCATACAGGGCGTTTTTTATGGAATGGGGCGCACCATGCCTCCTGCCGTAATCAGTGTCACCTGTAACTATCTGCGCATCCCGATGGCATTATTGTTTGTATCATGGGGCTGGGGTTTGCCGGGTATTTGGTGGAGCATAAGCATCACTAGCACTATGAAAGGAATTATTTGTCTGATCTGGTTTATACTTATCAAGAAGAAAGCTTTAAATTATCAGGCTGTTTAA
- a CDS encoding OmpA family protein produces the protein MKKTKIMALLLSATLVFSGCGNMNNTAKGGLIGGGGGAALGAIIGGIAGHGKGAAIGAAVGAAVGTGAGVLIGKKMDKAAEEAAQIQGAQVEQVTDNNGLQAVKVTFDSGILFNTGNAALSAQAKSALSKFANNVLNQNRDMDVSIYGYTDNQGWRNSTAEQSIQKNLNLSQERAQSVASYLLGCGVSNSQIKSVEGLGQADPIGNNDTAEGRQQNRRVEVYMYASQQMIQQAEAGTLK, from the coding sequence ATGAAAAAGACTAAAATTATGGCTTTATTACTGAGTGCAACACTAGTATTCAGTGGATGTGGTAACATGAATAATACCGCTAAAGGCGGTCTGATCGGTGGCGGTGGTGGCGCAGCTTTGGGAGCAATTATCGGCGGAATAGCCGGACATGGTAAAGGTGCGGCTATTGGTGCGGCAGTAGGTGCGGCAGTAGGTACAGGCGCCGGCGTGTTAATTGGAAAAAAAATGGATAAAGCGGCAGAAGAAGCGGCTCAAATCCAAGGAGCACAGGTAGAACAGGTAACAGATAACAACGGTCTTCAGGCTGTAAAAGTTACTTTTGATTCCGGTATTCTCTTCAATACAGGAAATGCAGCCTTGAGTGCACAAGCGAAATCAGCCTTAAGTAAATTTGCAAACAACGTATTGAACCAGAACAGAGATATGGACGTATCCATTTATGGATATACAGACAATCAGGGCTGGAGAAACAGTACAGCCGAACAAAGCATCCAAAAGAACCTCAATCTGTCACAAGAACGCGCTCAAAGTGTGGCTAGTTATTTGCTAGGTTGCGGTGTAAGTAATTCTCAGATCAAGTCTGTAGAAGGTTTGGGTCAAGCAGACCCGATAGGTAATAATGACACAGCCGAAGGACGCCAGCAGAATCGTCGTGTAGAAGTATATATGTATGCCAGCCAACAGATGATTCAGCAAGCGGAAGCAGGTACACTGAAATGA
- a CDS encoding biotin/lipoyl-binding protein, whose translation MKKEIKFSLVYRDMWQSSGKYQPRADQLAKIAPLIVEMGCFARVETNGGAFEQVNLLYGENPNKAVRTFTKPLREAGIQTHMLDRGLNALRMYPVPADVRRLMYKVKHAQGVDITRIFCGLNEVRNIIPSIKYAKEAGMIPQATLCITYSPVHTVDYYSYIADQLIEAGAPEICLKDMAGIGRPEMLGQLVRNIKDKHPEVIVQYHGHSGPGLSMASILEVCENGADIIDVAMEPLSWGKVHPDVISVQAMLKNAGFQVPEINMKAYMKARSMTQEFIDDFLGYFIDSTNKHMSSLLLGCGLPGGMMGSMMADLKGVHSGINLLLKGQGKEPMSLDDLVVMLFEEVEYVWPKLGYPPLVTPFSQYVKNVALMNVMQLVKGEERWTMIDNHTWDMILGKSGKLPGALAPEIIELAKSKGYEFTDEDPQMNYPDELDKYRKEMDDNGWEYGEDEEELFELAMHDRQYRDYKSGVAKKRFMDDLQRAQDAAMVKSGFDEETIRKYKRTKADPIIAPDKGQILWEVSVEGPSIAPFVGRKYQHDEVFCYISTPWGEYEKIFANFTGRIVEVCAQQGAVVNKGDVIAYLERTEFTA comes from the coding sequence ATGAAAAAAGAAATCAAATTCAGTTTGGTCTACCGCGATATGTGGCAGTCATCAGGGAAGTACCAGCCCAGAGCTGATCAGTTAGCCAAAATTGCTCCTCTAATCGTTGAAATGGGGTGTTTTGCCCGAGTGGAAACTAATGGAGGTGCTTTTGAACAAGTGAACTTACTGTATGGTGAGAATCCTAACAAGGCAGTGCGTACATTTACCAAACCTTTACGTGAGGCGGGTATTCAGACGCATATGTTGGACCGCGGTTTAAATGCATTGCGAATGTATCCTGTTCCAGCTGATGTACGTCGGTTGATGTATAAGGTAAAACATGCGCAAGGCGTGGATATTACTCGTATATTTTGTGGCTTGAATGAAGTTCGTAATATTATTCCTTCCATAAAATATGCTAAAGAAGCGGGGATGATTCCTCAAGCCACTCTTTGCATCACTTATTCTCCTGTACATACGGTGGATTATTATTCTTATATTGCTGACCAGTTAATAGAAGCGGGGGCACCCGAAATCTGTTTGAAAGATATGGCAGGTATCGGCCGTCCTGAAATGTTAGGGCAGTTGGTGAGAAACATCAAAGATAAACATCCTGAAGTCATTGTACAATATCATGGACATTCCGGTCCCGGGTTATCTATGGCATCTATTTTGGAAGTTTGTGAGAATGGTGCGGATATCATTGATGTCGCTATGGAGCCCTTATCATGGGGAAAAGTGCATCCTGACGTAATTTCTGTACAGGCTATGTTGAAAAATGCAGGTTTTCAGGTACCTGAAATCAATATGAAGGCTTATATGAAAGCACGTAGCATGACGCAGGAGTTTATTGATGATTTTTTGGGGTATTTTATTGATTCTACCAATAAGCACATGTCTTCCTTGCTGTTAGGTTGTGGACTTCCCGGTGGTATGATGGGATCTATGATGGCCGATTTGAAAGGTGTACATTCAGGTATAAATCTACTTTTGAAAGGACAGGGAAAGGAACCTATGAGTTTGGATGATTTGGTAGTGATGCTGTTTGAAGAAGTGGAATATGTATGGCCGAAATTGGGATATCCTCCTTTAGTAACACCGTTCAGCCAATATGTGAAGAATGTGGCTTTGATGAATGTCATGCAATTGGTGAAAGGAGAGGAGAGATGGACGATGATTGATAACCATACATGGGATATGATTCTGGGAAAAAGTGGAAAGTTGCCGGGTGCGTTGGCTCCTGAAATAATTGAACTGGCGAAAAGTAAAGGTTACGAGTTTACTGACGAGGATCCTCAGATGAACTATCCTGATGAGCTGGACAAGTACCGTAAGGAGATGGATGATAATGGCTGGGAATATGGTGAAGATGAGGAAGAGTTGTTTGAACTGGCTATGCATGACCGGCAATACCGTGATTATAAATCGGGTGTAGCCAAGAAACGTTTTATGGATGATTTACAACGTGCTCAGGATGCGGCTATGGTAAAAAGTGGCTTTGATGAGGAAACAATTCGAAAATATAAGCGTACTAAGGCTGATCCTATTATTGCGCCGGATAAGGGACAGATTTTATGGGAAGTTTCCGTGGAAGGTCCTTCTATAGCACCGTTTGTCGGACGGAAATACCAGCATGATGAAGTGTTTTGTTATATTTCCACTCCGTGGGGAGAGTATGAAAAGATCTTTGCTAATTTTACGGGACGCATTGTAGAAGTTTGCGCCCAACAGGGAGCTGTAGTTAATAAAGGTGATGTTATAGCTTATTTGGAAAGAACAGAGTTTACTGCATGA
- a CDS encoding RNA polymerase sigma factor, which translates to MNSVSFKKNLLGVQEELLRFAYKLTADREEANDLLQETSLKALDNEDKYIPDTNFKGWMYTIMRNIFINNYRKIVRDQTFVDHTDNLYHLSMSQDSGFDSTEGAYDMKEIHRIVGLLPKEYRIPFAMHVSGFKYREIAEKLGLPLGTVKSRIFFTRQRLQGQLRDFV; encoded by the coding sequence ATGAATAGCGTTAGTTTTAAAAAGAACCTGCTGGGTGTGCAAGAAGAATTACTTCGGTTTGCATACAAACTCACAGCCGACCGTGAGGAGGCTAATGACCTGCTACAAGAAACTTCATTGAAAGCGCTGGATAATGAAGACAAGTATATCCCCGATACAAACTTTAAGGGATGGATGTATACCATTATGCGTAACATCTTTATAAACAATTATAGGAAAATAGTGCGTGACCAGACATTTGTGGACCATACAGACAATCTCTACCATTTAAGTATGTCTCAGGATTCCGGCTTTGATAGTACCGAGGGAGCTTATGACATGAAAGAAATACATCGTATAGTCGGCTTGCTTCCCAAAGAATACCGTATTCCATTCGCTATGCATGTGTCGGGATTCAAATATCGTGAGATTGCCGAAAAGTTGGGATTGCCGTTGGGTACTGTAAAAAGCAGAATCTTTTTTACCAGACAACGCTTGCAAGGGCAACTCCGTGATTTTGTATAA
- a CDS encoding UDP-N-acetyl glucosamine 2-epimerase codes for MKVTIIAGARPNFMKIAPLMRAIKAAKAAGKNITARLVYTGSDEDKSLEPSLFTDLDMPRPDVYLHVDNTDFFQRMAGILVAFARELEQHPAQVVLVVDDLTPTMACSIVAKKKGIKVAHLVAGTRSFDMDMPKEVNSMITDGLSDYLFTAGMVANRNLNQTGTEQAHVHFVGNILIDTLRYNRTRLQRPVAFSIMGLKEKEYLLLTLNKHSLLNNDTALKAIFRTILEKTDKPIVAPLHTYVKNKLSVLDITSERLYILPPQPYLSFGYLVSHAQGLITDSGNVAEEATFLGIPCMTLSTYAEHPETVTIGTNRLVGEDPEILANALDMLNKGEWQKGLLPERWDGHTAERIVQTLLDEHK; via the coding sequence ATGAAAGTAACAATTATCGCCGGTGCACGTCCCAATTTCATGAAAATAGCCCCATTAATGCGTGCTATCAAAGCTGCAAAGGCAGCAGGAAAAAATATCACTGCCCGCCTGGTCTACACAGGTTCGGACGAAGATAAAAGTTTGGAACCTTCTCTGTTTACAGACCTAGATATGCCGCGTCCCGATGTGTATCTGCATGTGGATAATACAGATTTTTTCCAGCGAATGGCAGGTATATTGGTAGCTTTCGCCCGCGAACTGGAACAACATCCTGCACAGGTAGTACTTGTAGTGGATGACCTAACTCCTACTATGGCGTGTTCTATCGTGGCTAAAAAGAAGGGGATAAAAGTTGCTCATCTAGTGGCCGGAACCCGTTCTTTCGATATGGATATGCCAAAAGAAGTAAACAGTATGATAACAGATGGCTTGTCTGATTATCTATTCACGGCCGGAATGGTAGCCAACCGCAATCTGAATCAAACAGGAACCGAACAAGCACATGTACATTTTGTAGGAAACATTCTGATTGATACGCTGCGTTATAACCGTACTCGCTTACAGCGCCCGGTAGCATTTTCTATTATGGGACTGAAAGAAAAAGAATACCTCTTGCTAACCTTGAACAAGCATTCATTGCTAAACAATGATACTGCACTGAAAGCTATCTTCCGCACTATACTGGAAAAAACAGACAAGCCGATCGTGGCACCGCTCCACACGTATGTAAAAAACAAGCTGTCTGTTTTAGATATTACTTCTGAAAGGTTATATATATTACCACCGCAACCTTATTTGTCATTCGGTTATTTAGTGAGCCATGCCCAGGGTCTCATTACAGATTCGGGTAACGTAGCGGAAGAAGCTACTTTTTTAGGAATCCCCTGTATGACATTAAGTACGTATGCAGAACATCCCGAAACAGTGACAATCGGCACAAACCGGCTAGTGGGGGAAGACCCTGAAATCTTAGCAAACGCCCTTGACATGCTGAATAAAGGAGAATGGCAAAAGGGGCTTTTACCGGAACGCTGGGATGGACACACTGCAGAAAGAATTGTGCAAACGTTGCTGGATGAACATAAATAA
- a CDS encoding trimeric intracellular cation channel family protein has protein sequence MLTFVQVLDFIGTFAFAISGIRLASAKQFDWFGAYVVGLATAIGGGTIRDVLLDVTPGWMTDPIYLICTGLALFWVIAFGKYLIHMHNTFFLFDSIGLALFTVVGVGKSIALGYPFWVAIIMGSITGAAGGVLRDVFINEIPLIFRKEIYAMACVVGGLAYWICDLFGLEAFICQIIGGSTVFLARILAVKYSICLPILKGEQR, from the coding sequence ATGCTAACATTTGTTCAAGTTTTAGATTTTATAGGTACGTTTGCCTTTGCCATCAGCGGTATCAGATTGGCGTCTGCCAAACAGTTTGACTGGTTTGGTGCGTATGTAGTGGGTTTGGCGACGGCTATCGGAGGAGGTACTATCCGTGATGTGCTTCTAGATGTGACTCCGGGTTGGATGACTGACCCTATATATTTAATATGTACAGGACTTGCATTGTTTTGGGTAATTGCTTTCGGCAAGTATTTGATTCATATGCATAACACTTTCTTCCTGTTCGACAGCATCGGCCTGGCACTATTTACAGTAGTGGGGGTAGGTAAAAGTATTGCTCTCGGATATCCTTTTTGGGTAGCTATAATCATGGGTAGTATCACTGGGGCCGCAGGTGGTGTGCTCCGCGATGTTTTTATTAATGAAATTCCGCTTATTTTTCGTAAAGAAATTTATGCAATGGCCTGTGTGGTGGGGGGATTAGCCTATTGGATATGTGATCTGTTTGGTCTGGAAGCCTTTATTTGCCAGATAATAGGAGGTAGTACTGTGTTTTTGGCGCGTATTTTAGCTGTTAAATATAGCATCTGTTTACCAATTTTAAAGGGGGAACAACGCTAA